A genome region from Candidatus Rokuibacteriota bacterium includes the following:
- a CDS encoding PD-(D/E)XK nuclease family protein, translating into MPVYSHSRLGVYETCPRQYRFQYVDKVPVPEVRTVEMFLGSQVHSALEDLYRDVTRGKVPPLEEILDGYRARWAEEWMEDIVIRREGASAGEYRLQGEGHLASYYGRYHPFDGERTVAVERRVMFPLAEARKIWMQGYVDRLSVTRDGLWQIHDYKTGRWVPTQEALDRDRQLALYQIGVQRDFPREAERVELVWHYLAHDLELRSRREPAALESLAAETLALIDTIQADTTFETVTGNHCDRCSYRSICPAWAIPADPPGILTPD; encoded by the coding sequence GTGCCCGTGTACTCCCACTCCCGACTCGGCGTCTACGAGACCTGCCCGCGCCAGTACCGCTTCCAGTACGTGGACAAGGTGCCGGTGCCCGAGGTCAGGACCGTGGAGATGTTCCTGGGCAGCCAGGTCCATTCGGCGCTGGAAGATCTCTACCGCGACGTGACGCGCGGGAAGGTCCCGCCCCTCGAGGAGATCCTCGACGGCTATCGCGCGCGCTGGGCCGAGGAGTGGATGGAGGACATCGTGATCCGGCGCGAGGGCGCGTCGGCCGGCGAGTACCGCCTCCAGGGCGAGGGGCACCTCGCGTCCTACTACGGCCGCTATCACCCGTTCGACGGCGAGCGCACCGTGGCCGTCGAGCGGCGCGTGATGTTCCCGCTCGCGGAAGCGCGGAAGATCTGGATGCAGGGCTACGTGGATCGTCTCTCGGTCACGCGGGACGGCCTCTGGCAGATCCACGACTACAAGACGGGGCGCTGGGTGCCGACGCAGGAAGCGCTCGACCGCGACCGCCAGCTGGCGCTCTACCAGATCGGCGTCCAGCGCGATTTCCCGCGCGAGGCCGAGCGCGTCGAGCTGGTCTGGCACTACCTGGCTCACGATCTCGAATTGCGCTCCCGCAGAGAGCCCGCGGCGCTCGAGAGCCTCGCGGCCGAGACGCTCGCCCTGATCGACACCATCCAGGCCGACACGACATTCGAAACGGTCACGGGCAATCACTGCGACCGCTGCTCCTACCGCAGCATCTGCCCCGCCTGGGCTATCCCCGCAGATCCTCCAGGAATTCTGACGCCGGATTGA